A single window of Jiangella alkaliphila DNA harbors:
- a CDS encoding cystathionine beta-synthase has product MEYYENVLDLIGDTPLVRLGTVAEGLPATVLAKVEYLNPGGSVKDRIATRMIEDAEKAGLIGPGGTIVEPTSGNTGVGLALVAQRKGYRCIFVCPDKVSEDKRNVLKAYGAEVVVCPTAVAPEDPDSYYSVSDRLVRETPGAWKPDQYSNPANPRSHYETTGPELWKQTDGRITHFVAGIGTGGTITGVGRYLKEVSGGKVKIIGADPEGSVYSGGTGRPYLVEGVGEDFWPQTYDADICDEIIAASDNDSFEMTRRLAREEGLLVGGSCGLAVVAALRVAERARPDDVIVVLLPDGGRGYLSKVFDDAWMTSYGFLPPVEGVTVGDVLRRKSGEMPALVHTHPAESVADAVHILREYNVSQMPVVRAEPPVMAAEVAGAVVERDLLDALFTGAAHLTDRVEQHMSKPLPMVGAGEAVAAAVEALRTADALLVVGDGKPVGVLTRTDLLGYVATT; this is encoded by the coding sequence GTGGAGTACTACGAGAACGTCCTCGACCTCATCGGCGATACCCCGCTGGTCCGACTGGGCACGGTCGCCGAAGGCCTGCCGGCCACGGTGCTCGCCAAGGTCGAGTACCTGAACCCGGGCGGCTCGGTGAAGGACCGCATCGCCACCCGGATGATCGAGGACGCCGAGAAGGCCGGTCTCATCGGCCCCGGCGGGACGATCGTCGAGCCGACGAGCGGCAACACCGGCGTCGGGCTGGCGCTGGTCGCGCAGCGCAAGGGCTACCGCTGCATCTTCGTCTGCCCCGACAAGGTGAGCGAAGACAAGCGCAACGTGCTCAAGGCCTACGGCGCCGAGGTCGTCGTCTGCCCGACCGCGGTCGCGCCCGAGGACCCCGACTCGTACTACTCCGTCTCCGACCGCCTGGTCCGCGAGACGCCCGGCGCCTGGAAGCCCGACCAGTACTCCAACCCGGCCAACCCGCGCTCGCACTACGAGACCACCGGCCCGGAGCTGTGGAAGCAGACCGACGGCCGCATCACGCACTTCGTCGCGGGCATCGGCACCGGCGGGACCATCACCGGTGTCGGCCGCTACCTCAAAGAGGTCTCCGGCGGCAAGGTGAAGATCATCGGCGCCGACCCGGAGGGCTCGGTGTACTCCGGCGGCACCGGCCGGCCGTACCTCGTCGAGGGCGTCGGCGAGGACTTCTGGCCGCAGACCTACGACGCGGACATCTGCGACGAGATCATCGCGGCCTCCGACAACGACTCCTTCGAGATGACCCGCCGGCTGGCCCGCGAAGAGGGTCTGCTGGTCGGCGGTTCCTGCGGGCTGGCCGTCGTGGCGGCGCTGCGGGTGGCCGAGCGGGCCAGGCCCGACGACGTCATCGTCGTGCTGCTGCCCGACGGCGGCCGCGGCTACCTCTCCAAGGTGTTCGACGACGCCTGGATGACGTCGTACGGCTTCCTGCCGCCGGTCGAGGGCGTCACGGTCGGCGACGTCCTGCGCCGCAAGTCCGGCGAGATGCCGGCGCTCGTCCACACCCACCCGGCCGAGAGCGTCGCCGACGCCGTCCACATCCTGCGCGAGTACAACGTGTCGCAGATGCCGGTCGTGCGCGCCGAGCCCCCGGTCATGGCCGCGGAGGTGGCCGGCGCCGTCGTCGAGCGCGACCTCCTCGACGCGCTGTTCACCGGCGCCGCGCACCTGACCGACCGGGTCGAGCAGCACATGTCCAAGCCGCTGCCGATGGTCGGCGCCGGCGAGGCGGTCGCCGCCGCCGTCGAGGCGCTGCGCACGGCCGACGCGCTGCTGGTGGTCGGCGACGGCAAGCCGGTGGGCGTGCTGACCCGCACCGACCTGCTGGGCTACGTCGCCACGACCTGA
- a CDS encoding NfeD family protein: MQSLWDWFSDHAWVLGWAGTALVLGTIELTTLDFFFLMLSIGAASGAVAAGMGAEFIVQLLVAVGVSVALLGVVRPIAKKRLLKPTPSSFGAAALVGLNGVVIERVDAHRGLIKLAGEVWSARSYDGRSTFEEGTTVGVVEIRGATALVLEES, encoded by the coding sequence ATGCAGTCGTTGTGGGACTGGTTCAGTGACCACGCCTGGGTGCTGGGATGGGCCGGCACCGCCCTCGTCCTGGGCACGATCGAACTGACGACGCTCGACTTCTTCTTCCTCATGCTGTCCATCGGCGCGGCCAGCGGCGCCGTCGCCGCCGGCATGGGCGCGGAGTTCATCGTGCAGCTGCTCGTGGCGGTCGGCGTCAGCGTGGCCCTGCTCGGCGTCGTCCGGCCGATCGCGAAGAAGCGGCTGCTGAAACCGACGCCGTCCTCGTTCGGCGCCGCGGCCCTGGTCGGGCTGAACGGCGTGGTGATCGAGCGGGTCGACGCGCACCGAGGGCTGATCAAGCTGGCCGGCGAGGTGTGGTCGGCGCGCAGCTACGACGGCCGGTCGACGTTCGAGGAGGGCACGACCGTCGGCGTGGTCGAGATCCGCGGCGCCACCGCGCTGGTCCTGGAGGAGAGCTGA
- a CDS encoding trypsin-like serine protease — MRYHLRHGARVAGALLATALAGAGLLGTAGVASSDETPDPAVTLLDQTFETLDVLPRIIGGEPAAEGDYPWMVRLDIGGGLCGGALYEPDLVLTAAHCVAPGTGPNTDITALIGSVDLASEDIVEVGGEYVWSANAEGIGGGFPDWALIQLEEPVEDVPTLALATSDEYDEGMFTVAGWGADAEGGDQQQFLLEADVPFVPDDECLASYPDDEGWGFAADVELCAGYAEGGIDSCQGDSGGPLFRDDENGEPVQVGIVSWGNGCARPNYPGIYTQVSAVAAAIAETAEVRTEPVVETTAAETTIDTPVTIELAGSDPEGDDLEFKVYAPEFGELTQDEDDPSVLTYTPAAGFEGEDTFHVVANDGKIDSAPAAVTVTVEGEAPTPTPTPTEEPTPEPTEQPTSTPTDDPGDGEELPDTGAGTGTGVALALLLAGGAAVAFLARQRLMAGS, encoded by the coding sequence TTGCGTTACCACCTGCGTCACGGTGCCCGCGTCGCGGGCGCGCTGCTGGCCACCGCACTGGCGGGGGCCGGCCTGCTCGGCACCGCCGGAGTCGCGTCGTCCGACGAGACGCCAGACCCCGCGGTCACCCTGCTCGACCAGACCTTCGAGACCCTCGACGTGCTGCCGCGGATCATCGGCGGTGAGCCGGCGGCCGAGGGCGACTATCCCTGGATGGTCCGCCTCGACATCGGCGGCGGGCTGTGCGGCGGCGCCCTGTACGAGCCGGACCTGGTGCTGACGGCGGCGCACTGCGTCGCGCCCGGCACCGGCCCGAACACCGACATCACCGCGCTGATCGGCTCGGTCGACCTCGCCAGCGAGGACATCGTCGAGGTCGGCGGCGAGTACGTCTGGTCGGCCAACGCCGAGGGCATCGGCGGCGGGTTCCCGGACTGGGCGCTGATCCAGCTCGAGGAGCCGGTCGAGGACGTGCCGACGCTCGCCCTGGCGACCAGCGACGAGTACGACGAGGGCATGTTCACGGTGGCCGGCTGGGGCGCCGACGCCGAGGGCGGCGACCAGCAGCAGTTCCTGCTCGAGGCCGACGTGCCGTTCGTCCCGGACGACGAGTGCCTGGCCTCCTACCCCGACGACGAGGGCTGGGGCTTCGCCGCCGACGTCGAGCTGTGCGCCGGGTACGCCGAGGGCGGCATCGACAGCTGCCAGGGCGACTCCGGTGGCCCGCTGTTCCGTGACGACGAGAACGGCGAGCCCGTCCAGGTCGGCATCGTCAGCTGGGGCAACGGCTGCGCCCGGCCGAACTACCCGGGCATCTACACGCAGGTGAGCGCCGTCGCGGCGGCCATCGCCGAGACCGCCGAGGTCCGTACCGAGCCGGTCGTCGAGACCACCGCGGCCGAGACGACCATCGACACCCCGGTGACCATCGAGCTGGCCGGCAGCGACCCCGAGGGCGACGACCTGGAGTTCAAGGTCTACGCGCCCGAGTTCGGCGAGCTGACCCAGGACGAGGACGACCCGAGCGTGCTCACCTACACCCCGGCGGCCGGCTTCGAGGGCGAGGACACGTTCCACGTCGTCGCCAACGACGGCAAGATCGACTCCGCGCCGGCCGCGGTGACGGTGACCGTCGAGGGCGAGGCGCCGACGCCGACCCCGACGCCCACCGAGGAGCCGACGCCGGAGCCGACCGAGCAGCCGACGTCCACCCCGACCGACGACCCAGGCGACGGCGAGGAGCTGCCCGACACCGGCGCCGGCACGGGCACCGGCGTCGCGCTGGCGCTGCTGCTGGCCGGCGGCGCCGCCGTGGCGTTCCTCGCCCGGCAGCGGCTGATGGCAGGGAGCTGA
- a CDS encoding SigE family RNA polymerase sigma factor, translating to MDATAEREFTEFVAARSMALLRTAVVLTGDRHRAEDLVQGALAKLAGRWRKVDDPEAYTRRIIYHDHARWWRRRSARSEVLGPAVPERPEADRSADAVRRLDLRSALQQLGPRQRAVLVLRYLEDLPEAEVAQIMGCSVGTVRSQAHRALARLRTLVPELDERIDDVEELRR from the coding sequence GTGGACGCAACGGCGGAACGCGAGTTCACGGAGTTCGTGGCGGCGCGGTCGATGGCGCTGCTGCGGACCGCCGTGGTGCTGACCGGCGACCGGCACCGGGCCGAAGACCTCGTGCAGGGCGCGCTGGCCAAGCTGGCCGGCCGCTGGCGGAAGGTCGACGACCCGGAGGCCTACACGCGGCGCATCATCTATCACGACCACGCCCGCTGGTGGCGCCGTCGCTCGGCCCGGTCCGAGGTGCTCGGTCCGGCCGTGCCGGAGCGGCCGGAGGCCGACCGCTCCGCCGACGCCGTCCGGCGCCTGGACCTGCGCTCCGCGCTGCAACAGCTCGGGCCGCGGCAACGGGCGGTGCTGGTGCTGCGCTACCTGGAAGACCTGCCCGAGGCCGAGGTCGCCCAGATCATGGGCTGCTCGGTCGGCACGGTGCGCAGCCAGGCGCACCGCGCGCTGGCCCGGTTGCGCACCCTCGTGCCGGAGCTGGACGAACGGATCGACGACGTGGAGGAGCTGCGACGATGA
- a CDS encoding DUF3152 domain-containing protein, producing the protein MASGARRAGLPDRGRNRTPERSSGRRGRGLGLLVPCLAALAVVGWAVAPSGEPAPQRAAAPLAGQPADPQARPPKTLVVMPAARPTSPPTPSAPQIPATGPGTFTVTPGQSGRAGTEGTLLTYTVEVETGLPFDPIEVAAVVDTTLADPRSWIAGGDFSFQRVPAGGDLRILIATPGTTDQLCAPLRTNGEVSCRNGDNVVLNALRWAVAVPHYNGDVAGYRQYVVNHEVGHALGEGHVDCPAPGQVAPVMLQQTYSLDGCLPNAWPHP; encoded by the coding sequence ATGGCCTCCGGAGCGCGTCGTGCCGGTCTCCCCGATCGGGGACGCAACCGGACGCCGGAGCGTTCGTCAGGCCGCCGCGGCCGCGGGCTCGGCCTCCTGGTTCCGTGCCTGGCGGCGCTCGCCGTCGTCGGCTGGGCGGTGGCGCCCTCCGGCGAGCCGGCGCCCCAGCGGGCCGCCGCGCCGCTCGCCGGCCAGCCGGCCGACCCGCAGGCCCGCCCGCCCAAGACCCTCGTCGTCATGCCGGCCGCGCGTCCAACGTCGCCGCCGACTCCGTCGGCCCCGCAGATCCCCGCCACCGGGCCGGGCACGTTCACCGTCACGCCCGGCCAGAGCGGCCGGGCCGGCACCGAGGGCACGCTGCTCACCTACACCGTCGAGGTCGAGACCGGGCTGCCGTTCGACCCGATCGAAGTGGCCGCCGTCGTCGACACCACGCTGGCCGACCCGCGCAGCTGGATCGCCGGCGGCGACTTCTCGTTCCAGCGAGTGCCGGCCGGCGGCGACCTGCGGATCCTGATCGCCACCCCGGGCACCACCGATCAGCTGTGCGCGCCGCTGCGCACCAACGGCGAGGTGTCCTGCCGCAACGGCGACAACGTCGTGCTGAACGCGCTGCGCTGGGCGGTCGCCGTCCCCCACTACAACGGCGACGTCGCCGGCTACCGCCAGTACGTGGTCAACCACGAGGTCGGCCACGCACTGGGCGAAGGCCACGTCGACTGCCCGGCGCCGGGCCAGGTCGCGCCGGTCATGCTCCAGCAGACCTACAGCCTGGACGGCTGCCTCCCGAACGCCTGGCCGCATCCCTGA
- the yczR gene encoding MocR-like transcription factor YczR codes for MRTVTGSQLATLIGDRSEAGGPAYARVAAAIRRLVLDGRLPLETRLPGERELAAALGVSRTTVTAAYDELRGGGYAVSRQGSGTRTALPPSRTSRPGGSRVGGSGTGPAWTPWAADGSDLLDLAHAAPEAPAEVRRAYDAALEQLPLHLPGSGYHLFGLPDLRAAVADRLTARGLPTLPGQVLVTSGAQHAFTLVLQLVTGPGDRVLVEQPTYPNALDAIGRHGATAVPVALAGDGWDLGAVAAAVRQTAPRLAYLMPDFHNPTGLLATEAERRELGAVLTRSRTLTVVDETLVELALDGPVPPPLATFLPDDLTVTVGSASKTLWGGLRIGWARAGTALIRRLAAVRASVDMGSPVVEQLAVAELLRGLDAALPARHAELRIRRDALVAALAQRLPSWRARVPAGGLVLWCELGAPVSSRLVVAAERHGIRLAAGPRFGVDGTFERRLRLPFTYPADVLGSAVGALEQAFGAVTAEGGAAAEPVHAVA; via the coding sequence GTGCGCACCGTCACAGGCTCCCAACTGGCGACGTTGATCGGCGACCGGTCCGAGGCCGGCGGACCGGCGTACGCCCGCGTCGCGGCGGCGATCCGGCGCCTGGTCCTCGACGGACGGCTGCCGCTGGAGACCCGGCTGCCCGGCGAGCGCGAGCTGGCGGCCGCGCTGGGCGTCAGCCGGACCACCGTCACCGCGGCCTACGACGAGCTGCGCGGCGGCGGGTACGCCGTCAGCCGGCAGGGCTCGGGCACCCGGACCGCGCTGCCGCCGTCGCGAACCTCCCGGCCGGGCGGCTCACGGGTGGGCGGCAGCGGCACGGGTCCGGCGTGGACACCGTGGGCGGCCGACGGCTCGGACCTGCTGGACCTCGCGCACGCCGCGCCGGAGGCCCCGGCCGAGGTGCGCCGGGCCTACGACGCCGCGCTCGAGCAGCTGCCGCTGCACCTGCCGGGCTCGGGTTACCACCTGTTCGGGCTGCCCGACCTGCGCGCGGCTGTCGCTGACCGGCTGACGGCGCGCGGCCTGCCCACCCTGCCCGGCCAGGTGCTCGTCACGTCCGGAGCGCAGCACGCGTTCACGCTGGTCCTGCAGCTGGTCACCGGGCCGGGCGACCGCGTGCTCGTGGAGCAGCCGACCTACCCGAACGCGCTGGACGCGATCGGCCGACACGGCGCCACCGCGGTCCCGGTCGCGCTGGCCGGCGACGGCTGGGACCTCGGCGCCGTCGCGGCCGCCGTCCGGCAGACCGCGCCCCGGCTGGCGTACCTGATGCCCGACTTCCACAACCCCACCGGGCTGCTGGCCACCGAGGCTGAACGGCGCGAGCTGGGCGCCGTCCTGACCCGCAGCCGCACCCTCACCGTCGTCGACGAGACGCTGGTCGAGCTGGCGCTGGACGGGCCGGTGCCGCCGCCGCTGGCGACCTTCCTGCCTGACGACCTGACGGTGACGGTCGGCAGCGCGAGCAAGACGCTCTGGGGTGGGCTGCGGATCGGCTGGGCGCGGGCCGGCACCGCGCTGATCCGCCGGCTGGCCGCCGTCCGCGCCAGTGTCGACATGGGCTCGCCGGTGGTCGAGCAGCTGGCGGTCGCGGAGCTGCTGCGCGGCCTCGACGCGGCCCTGCCGGCCCGTCACGCGGAGCTGCGCATCCGCCGCGACGCCCTGGTGGCGGCGCTGGCGCAGCGGCTGCCGTCGTGGCGGGCGCGGGTGCCGGCCGGCGGGCTGGTGCTGTGGTGCGAACTCGGCGCGCCGGTGTCCAGCCGGCTGGTGGTGGCCGCGGAGCGGCACGGCATCAGGCTGGCGGCCGGCCCGCGGTTCGGCGTCGACGGCACGTTCGAGCGGCGGCTGCGGCTGCCGTTCACCTATCCCGCCGACGTGCTGGGGTCCGCGGTCGGCGCGCTGGAGCAGGCCTTCGGGGCGGTGACGGCCGAAGGCGGGGCGGCCGCCGAGCCCGTCCACGCCGTGGCCTGA
- the yczE gene encoding membrane protein YczE: MTRRLSQLFAGLLLYGFSMALLIEAGLGLDPWDVLHQGIAERTGLTIGTVVIVVGVLVLLLWIPLRQKPGVGTIANALLIGLAADASIWLLPAPEPLAVRIVFMVSGVMLNAVATAAYIGARLGPGPRDGLMTGLVRRTGRSVRLVRTSIEVVVLATGWLLGGTVGAGTVVYALSIGPLVHLLLPKLQVREPIRVAAVTSAS, translated from the coding sequence ATGACCCGCCGCCTGTCCCAGCTCTTCGCCGGCCTGCTGCTCTACGGCTTCAGCATGGCCTTGCTCATCGAGGCCGGCCTCGGCCTGGACCCGTGGGACGTCCTGCACCAGGGCATCGCCGAGCGGACCGGCCTGACCATCGGCACCGTGGTCATCGTGGTCGGCGTGCTGGTGCTGCTGTTGTGGATCCCGCTGCGGCAGAAGCCCGGCGTCGGCACCATCGCCAACGCGCTGCTGATCGGGCTGGCCGCCGACGCGTCGATCTGGCTGCTGCCCGCGCCGGAGCCGCTGGCGGTGCGCATCGTGTTCATGGTGTCCGGCGTCATGCTGAACGCTGTCGCCACCGCGGCCTACATCGGCGCCCGGCTCGGCCCCGGCCCGCGCGACGGCCTGATGACCGGACTGGTCCGGCGGACCGGTCGTTCGGTGCGACTGGTCCGGACCTCCATCGAGGTGGTCGTGCTGGCCACCGGCTGGCTGCTCGGCGGCACCGTCGGCGCCGGGACCGTGGTCTATGCGCTGTCGATCGGCCCGCTGGTACACCTGCTGCTGCCGAAGTTGCAGGTCCGTGAGCCGATTCGCGTCGCCGCCGTGACCTCGGCGAGTTAG
- a CDS encoding cystathionine gamma-synthase, producing the protein MHGFETRAIHAGQAPDPRTGAVITPIYATSTYAQDGVGGLREGYEYSRTANPTRTALEECIAALEGGARGLAFASGMAAEDTLLRAVLKPGDHIVIPDDAYGGTFRLVSKIAQKWGVDWTAAPVTDAAAVRAAVRPETKIIWVETPTNPLLSVADIAGLAAVARDAGALFVVDNTFATPYLQQPLALGADVVVHSTTKYCGGHSDVIGGVLVVADTALGDELAYHQNAMGAVAGPFDAWLVLRGLKTLAVRMDRHSDNAERVVQLLERHPRVSQVLYPGLPGHPGHDVAVKQMSRFGGMVSFRLGDGEQAAVDVCNRTKLFTLGESLGGIESLIEHPARMTHASAAGSQLEVPGDLVRLSVGIETVDDILADLSQALG; encoded by the coding sequence GTGCACGGATTCGAGACGCGAGCCATCCACGCGGGCCAGGCGCCCGACCCCCGGACCGGGGCGGTCATCACCCCCATCTACGCCACCAGCACTTACGCCCAGGACGGCGTCGGCGGGCTGCGCGAGGGGTACGAGTACAGCCGCACCGCCAACCCGACGCGCACCGCGCTGGAGGAGTGCATCGCCGCGCTCGAGGGCGGCGCCCGGGGGCTCGCGTTCGCCAGTGGCATGGCGGCCGAGGACACCCTGCTGCGGGCCGTCCTGAAGCCCGGCGACCACATCGTCATCCCCGACGACGCCTACGGCGGCACGTTCCGGCTGGTCAGCAAGATCGCGCAGAAGTGGGGCGTCGACTGGACCGCGGCGCCGGTCACCGACGCCGCGGCCGTGCGGGCCGCGGTCCGCCCCGAGACGAAGATCATCTGGGTCGAGACGCCGACCAACCCGCTGCTCAGCGTCGCCGACATCGCCGGCCTCGCCGCCGTCGCGCGCGACGCCGGCGCGCTGTTCGTCGTCGACAACACGTTCGCGACGCCGTACCTGCAGCAGCCGCTGGCGCTCGGCGCCGACGTCGTCGTCCACTCGACCACCAAGTACTGCGGTGGTCACTCCGACGTCATCGGCGGTGTGCTGGTCGTCGCCGACACCGCCCTCGGCGACGAACTGGCCTACCACCAGAACGCCATGGGCGCCGTCGCCGGCCCGTTCGACGCGTGGCTCGTGCTGCGCGGCCTGAAGACGCTCGCCGTTCGCATGGACCGCCACAGCGACAACGCCGAGCGGGTCGTGCAGCTGCTGGAACGGCACCCGCGGGTCTCGCAGGTGCTCTACCCGGGGCTGCCCGGGCACCCCGGCCACGACGTCGCCGTCAAGCAGATGAGCCGGTTCGGCGGCATGGTGTCCTTCCGGCTGGGCGACGGTGAGCAGGCCGCGGTCGACGTCTGCAACCGGACGAAGCTGTTCACGCTGGGCGAGTCGCTCGGCGGCATCGAGTCGCTGATCGAGCACCCGGCCCGCATGACCCACGCCAGTGCCGCCGGCAGCCAGCTCGAGGTGCCCGGCGACCTCGTGCGGCTCTCGGTCGGCATCGAGACCGTCGACGACATCCTCGCCGACCTCAGCCAGGCGCTGGGCTGA
- a CDS encoding DUF4328 domain-containing protein, with product MSYNDHPEQQWGNAQWAPPPPAGEPSSLGGLRTALTVLFVVSSLFSLLSVAAYAGRIGYVDEVIESGSIDRQRAEDADAFVAGSVILWFVVFLAIAAVFIVWQYRHAKNARVLGAQGHVTSPGWAVGGWFIPLANLIIPARNLFLNARRSDLDGQHAATGGRGPAIVVVWAVCFALAAILDRGAAAGAPDEVDADYLDRLQNADGLSLAANLGYVAAAVLAIVMVRTLTSRQEAALRARLAMIGGQAQPYGSWPAAPPGSPYGQAPYGQAPYGQAGPAQPSYGQPSYGPPPSPYEQPPAGDPYAQPSSPPSATPAGWSPQQPAQPDQSAPPSPFAQRASATPDEPAPSDPDAPQGPPAPPPVPPS from the coding sequence ATGAGCTACAACGACCACCCGGAGCAGCAGTGGGGCAACGCCCAGTGGGCGCCCCCGCCGCCGGCCGGTGAGCCGTCCTCACTGGGCGGCCTGCGCACCGCGCTGACCGTGCTGTTCGTGGTCAGCTCGCTGTTCAGCCTGCTCTCGGTCGCCGCGTACGCCGGCCGCATCGGCTACGTCGACGAGGTCATCGAGAGCGGCAGCATCGACCGGCAGCGCGCCGAGGACGCCGACGCGTTCGTGGCCGGGTCCGTGATTTTGTGGTTCGTGGTGTTCCTCGCCATCGCGGCGGTGTTCATCGTGTGGCAGTACCGGCACGCGAAGAACGCCCGCGTGCTCGGCGCCCAGGGCCATGTCACCAGCCCCGGCTGGGCCGTCGGCGGCTGGTTCATCCCGCTGGCCAACTTGATCATCCCGGCGCGCAACCTCTTCCTCAACGCCCGCCGCTCCGACCTCGACGGCCAGCACGCCGCCACCGGCGGACGCGGCCCGGCGATCGTCGTCGTGTGGGCGGTCTGCTTCGCGCTGGCCGCGATCCTCGACCGTGGCGCCGCGGCCGGCGCACCCGACGAGGTGGACGCCGACTACCTCGACCGGCTGCAGAACGCCGACGGTCTCTCGCTGGCCGCCAACCTCGGCTACGTCGCGGCGGCCGTGCTGGCCATCGTCATGGTGCGGACGCTGACGTCACGGCAGGAGGCGGCGCTGCGGGCCCGGCTGGCCATGATCGGCGGGCAGGCGCAGCCGTACGGCTCCTGGCCGGCCGCCCCGCCCGGGTCGCCGTACGGGCAGGCGCCGTACGGTCAGGCTCCGTACGGCCAGGCCGGCCCGGCGCAGCCGTCCTACGGTCAGCCGTCCTACGGCCCGCCGCCGTCGCCGTACGAGCAGCCGCCGGCCGGTGACCCGTACGCCCAGCCCTCCAGTCCGCCGTCGGCGACGCCGGCCGGCTGGTCGCCGCAGCAACCCGCCCAGCCCGACCAGTCCGCGCCGCCGTCGCCGTTCGCCCAGCGGGCGAGCGCGACACCGGACGAGCCGGCCCCGTCGGACCCCGACGCCCCGCAGGGACCGCCCGCACCGCCGCCGGTGCCGCCGTCCTGA
- a CDS encoding TIGR03557 family F420-dependent LLM class oxidoreductase: protein MCSHESYQPEVLLDHAVLAEEVGFDVVTGADHFHPWVDDVSAASYVWSWFGAVAQATSRVELATSVTAPLFRYHPALIAQAAATVDRLSNGRFILGVGTGEAINEAPLGYAFPGYTERIARMREALTIMHGLLAGEKLDFDGEYYQARTAKLYSPPIGRAPVWMAAGGPKSATFAGETCEGLITSVKDPAETVANIIAPYREAAAARGAGTTVMATRWVVLAGSDDEAWEALVSMRGLRAPGRLEVADPMVLRERADAMDRQEILSKYTIVRDLDQLTEAYLPLVTDVGADYVAVQVASADPAGTIRRIGAEVLPVLREGASS from the coding sequence TTGTGCAGTCACGAGTCCTACCAGCCCGAGGTCCTGCTGGACCACGCCGTCCTCGCCGAAGAGGTGGGATTCGACGTGGTCACCGGGGCCGATCACTTCCACCCGTGGGTCGACGACGTCTCGGCCGCCAGCTACGTGTGGTCCTGGTTCGGCGCCGTCGCGCAGGCCACCTCCCGCGTCGAGCTGGCCACCAGCGTCACCGCCCCGCTGTTCCGATACCACCCGGCGCTGATCGCGCAGGCCGCCGCGACCGTCGACCGGCTCTCCAACGGCCGGTTCATCCTGGGCGTCGGCACCGGCGAGGCCATCAACGAGGCGCCGCTGGGGTACGCGTTCCCCGGCTACACCGAGCGGATCGCCCGCATGCGCGAGGCGCTGACGATCATGCACGGCCTGCTCGCCGGCGAGAAGCTCGACTTCGACGGCGAGTACTACCAGGCCCGGACGGCGAAGCTGTACAGCCCGCCGATCGGGCGCGCGCCGGTCTGGATGGCGGCCGGCGGCCCGAAGTCCGCGACCTTCGCCGGCGAGACCTGCGAGGGCCTCATCACCAGCGTCAAGGACCCGGCCGAGACCGTCGCGAACATCATCGCGCCGTACCGCGAGGCCGCCGCGGCCCGTGGCGCCGGCACGACGGTCATGGCGACCCGCTGGGTCGTCCTCGCCGGCAGCGACGACGAGGCCTGGGAGGCGCTGGTCTCGATGCGTGGCCTGCGGGCGCCCGGACGGCTCGAGGTGGCCGACCCCATGGTGCTGCGCGAGCGCGCCGACGCCATGGACCGGCAGGAGATCCTCAGCAAGTACACGATCGTCCGCGACCTCGACCAGCTCACCGAGGCGTACCTGCCGCTGGTGACCGACGTCGGGGCCGACTACGTGGCGGTGCAGGTGGCCAGCGCCGACCCGGCCGGCACCATCCGCCGCATCGGTGCCGAGGTGCTGCCGGTGCTGCGCGAGGGCGCCTCGTCCTGA